The following nucleotide sequence is from Saccharothrix texasensis.
AGCTCGGCCGGATCGGGTTCGACGCCGAGACCTGGGACAACTGGAACGCCTGGGGTCCGGGCGGCAACAACCCGGGTCCGGTCGCCGGCGGCAGGATCGTCAACGGCGCGACCGCCAAGTGCCTCGACCGCGCGGGCGGCGGCACGGCCAACGGCACCGCCGCCCAGCAGTGGACCTGCGCCGACTCGCCCTCCATGACCTGGGCGCTCGACGGGCAGCAGCTGAAGTCCGGCGGCAAGTGCCTGGACGTCGAAGGCGGCGCCACCGCCAACGGCGCCAAGGCCCACCTGTGGGACTGCGGCACCTGGGACAGCCAGAAGTGGGCCTTCCAGCCGAACGGCACCCTGAAGAGCCTCAAGTCCGGCCGCTGCCTGGACGTCGAGGGGCAGAGCACCGCCGACGGCGCCCGCCTGCACCTGTGGGACTGCGGCACCTGGAACAGCCAGAAGTGGACCCTCACCACCTGATCGCCACCCGTCGGTGGCCGCCGACCCACCCGACCGGCGGCTACCGGCCTGTTCCTCCCCACAATCGACGAGCGGTCCGCCGTGAACAGGCGGACCGCCGTGGGACCGCGCCCGCAAAAAGAATCGACCCGAAATGCGCGTCATTGAAACAAAGCGTTGGTCTGATCGGGTAAATCCGTTTCTCGCGTTGACAGCAAAAAGCTCGTCTCACTAATCTGAAGAAGCCGCCGCCACGGTGTTCCAGCCCCGGCGGGACACATTTCCCCCGGTGCTTCCTTCCGATCCTGACGGAGGCACACCCATGAAGAAAACAGCCAAGACGGCCTGGTCCGCCACCGGGGTCGCCGGTCTCGCGCTGTCCGCAGCGTTCGTCGTGTCCTCGCTGCCCGCGAGCGCGAACGTCGTGGCGGTCACGTCCCCCGTGAGCGCGGGGCCGGCGGCCCACGGCCAGCAGTACCCGGATGGTCCGTCCTCGGTGGACGGCTCGCCGCTGGAGCGGTGCCGGCGCGGCACGGACTACGCCGCGCCCGGTCGCAACCCGGTCCTGGACGAGCCCTTGAACACCGGCTTCAAGAGCAACGTCGGCCTGTCGGTCAAGGTGCAGCTCGAAGGCGGCACGTTCTACGGCAGCCGCAAGCTGATCTTCACCAACACCGGCGGCGCGCCCGTGCACACCGACTGCCTGGTGCTGAAGTTCCGCGCCCCCTCGGGCTCGGTGGACCACCACTACCGGGCGTCGGTCCAGTACGGGCACCCCCAGCAGGACTACGTCGAGGTCCCGCGCGGCAACGGCGAGTCGCACTACATCATCCGGTTCGGGTTCCACGACGTGCCGCTGGCCGACCGCACCGTCCCGGTCGGGCAGACGTGGACCTACGAGCTGGCAGGCTCCAACCAGGGCGCGATGAGCCTGGAAGCCACGCGTGACTCCGTCGAGGTCCTGGCGGACATGAACGTCGGCGGCAACAACTGGATCTCCCAGTACGGCACCAAGCGCCTGGGCAACTGACCCAGGCAGGGCGGCGGCCCCGCAACGACGCGGGGCCGTTGCCCGGCCTTCCCGGGAGGATCCCCATGAGAACCCTTGTCTGCCTTGCCCTCACCGTCGTGGTCTCCGCCGGGTGCGCGTCCGGTGAACCCGACCACCCGCACCACCGGCACCACCCGATGACGGCGGAGGACGCCGCGCGGTTGCGCGGGGTCGCCACCACCTACCTCGGCCTGCTCTCGGGCGGCGACCCGACCACGGCGTGGGACATGTGGACCGCCGACGCGCAGCGGCACGATCCGCGGGAGGCGTTCGCCGACCGGCTCGCGCACTGCGAACCCGGACTCCCGTACGAGGTGCTCGGCGTCGTCGCCGACGGGCCGGACCTCGCCCGGGTCGCCTGGCGGCACGGCGAACGCACCGGCGAGCACCTGCTGCGCCTGCACGACGGTCAGTGGCGCGTCGACCCCGTCGACACCACCACCTGCGGTGCACCGTGACCGCCCGCGCGGTGGCGCTGCTGCGCGGCTCGCTCGGCCTGGTGTTCGTGTGGTTCGGCGCCCTCAAGGTCGCCGACGTGACACCGGTCGCCGACCTGGTCGCCCGCACCGTGCCCTGGCTGGACCGGAACCTGCTGCTGGCCTCGCTGGGATCTGCGGAGATCGTGCTGGGCGCGACGCTGTGGCTCGGCCGCCGACTGCGCTGGGTCGCGGCGGTCGCCCTGGTCCACCTGCTGGGGACCTTCCTGGTGCTGGTGGTCCAGCCGCAGGCGGCGTTCCAGGCGGGCAACCCCCTGCTGCTCACCACCGAGGGCGAGTTCGTCGTCAAGAACCTCGTCCTGATCACCGCGTGCCTGGTGCTCATGTCCGCGGACCGGCAGCGGCGGGCCGGGCACCCGCTCGACATCGGAGACGACCACAACGAGGTGGAACACGCGATCCGCGAACCGCACACCGGCGGTCGAGACGACAGGGGAGCAGGTGAGGTCGACGCCGTCGACACCCCGTCGCCCGCTGCCGCCCGCCCGCAGGCCATCGCACCCGTGCCGGGCAGCACCGGCCCGGCCCGCCGCGCGCAGGCCGACCGGTACTCCGAAATCGGCCCGAAGGGCGCCGTCGCCGGCGCCGCTCCCACCACCGACTGACTGAGGCTCTCGGCTCGACCGGCGAACCGGCGCGTGCCCGACGACCTGCCGGGTGAAGAACCGGTCAGACCTGCTCTGGCCGGGGACACCGGCCGTCGCGTTCGCCGCCGCCGACGCACCCGCCGGACGACCACCACACCGGTCGCAGCCTGCCCGTGTCACCGCGAACCGCCTGTCGGGCGCGGCGTCGACAAGCCGCTCGACGCCGCACCCGGCACCACCCCCGAGACGCCTCCGCGCAGCCCGACCGCGCGGGGGTGAGCGGGACCGCTCGGTGGCGGCCGGCTGGTCCCGCTCGTGCGGAAGCGGTGGCGTCGTCGACGCCCGACGACGCCACCGCCCGAACACCGATCGCCATCCTCGCGGACGTTCCGGACGAACGTCCGCCGGCACCCCTGCCGTCGGCACCACCTCACACACGGAGGACACCGCATGCACACCGCAGCACCCACAGCCCGGCGCCGCACCACCCTGCACCTCGCACTGCTGCTGTCCCTCATCGCCTCGGTGCTGGCCTTCCAGCCGACCCGCGCCTCGGCCCACGGCACCGTCGTCGACCCGCCCACCCGCAACTACGGCTGCGCCACCCGCTGGAACGGCCCTGACGCGCCGGGCATGCAGGAGCAGGACTTCATGTGCTACCTGGCCTGGCACCAGAGCCCCGACGCCATGTGGAACTGGAACGCCCTGTACGCCAACAACCTGGGCGAGGACATCGCGAGCGCCGTCCCCGACGGCCAGATCTGCAGCGCCGGACGATCGGAGGGCGGGCGCTACGCGCCGATGGACAACCCCGGGCCCTGGAAGACCACCAGGGTCGGCAGCAGCTTCCCCGTGACCGTTCAGGACGTGGCGCGGCACGGAGCGGACTACCTGAAGATCTACATCACCAAGCAGGGCTTCGACCCCACGAGCTCCGTGATCGGCTGGGGCGACCTGGACCTCGTCGAGCAGACCGGCCGGTACGGCTCGCAGTTCGAGTACAAGACCGACGTGTCCACCTCCGGCTACAGCGGACGACACGTCCTCGTCACGATCTGGAAGGCGTCGCACATGGACCAGAAGTACTTCCTGTGCAGTGACATCGACTTCGGCTGACCTTCGCGGAGGCACCGCCTCGCGATGAGCGAGGCGGTGCCTCCGCCGTCGGCGGCGCTGCTTCACCGGGGAGCGCACGCACCCGCGCGTCCACTTCGGGAAGTCCGTCTTCGCGCCGAATTGATGTCGAATCTCATCTGATGACATTCGCGTGGTTCAGGGACGCTGAATCGTCACTACCGGCTAACCCGGAGACCGCGCCTCGGTCGCCGCCATGCGCGGACGCGGTTTCCCGTCTCCTCCGAGTGTGCTTCCGTCTGTGGGGTGGCAGTCGAATCGCCGATTATCGGGGCCGCCCGGCCGGCATCGATCCGACGGTCCCGCGCCGTCGCCCGGCCGAGCGTCGCGGCAGGCCTCGGCGATCCGCGAACCTCCGGGCGGAGCAGGGGTTCCGCAGACCGTTGCGCTGTCCGGCCGACACCGTCGCGGACGGGCGGGGGTTATCGTTGATCGATCCAGTATCACTTCAGGACATATTCGCAACGGAGCGATCATGCCCGACTTACGCGCGTCGCTGGCCGTGTTGGCGCTCGCGACAGCCCTGCCACTGATCACCACCCCTGCGGCGGTCGCGTCCACCACGCACGTCATCGCCGAACTGCCGGGTGTCGCGGGCCTGCCCGGTGACCCCGGCTACTACCCCACCGGGGTCAACGACCTCGGCCAGGTCGTCGGCAGCGCCCAGGGCGACGCGCCGACGCGCGCGGTCCTGTGGTCGCCGCGCGGCGGTGCGACCGACCTCGGCCCCGGCCTGGCCGGCGCGATCAACCAGGGCGGCCAGGTGCTCGGGTTGACCTCCGACGGCGCGCCGGACACGCAGAAGCCGTGGGTCTGGTCCGCGGGTCAGCGGCAGGCCATCTCGCCGCCTGGAGCCGCGTGGGCGCTGGCGCAGGTGATCAACGACGACGGCAGCGTGCCGATGTCGTACGCCACGTCGGCCCGGGGCGGGCAACACGCCACCGTGTGGGACGGGGAGCGGCACGCGGAGCTGCCGGTGGCCGGTGATCACGTGTCGGCGTACGCGATCAACAACGCCGGTGTCGTCGCCACGAGCTACGCCTACGCCTCCTTCCAGGAGTTCGCCGCGCTCCGCTGCACCGACGGCGTGTGCACGAAGCTGGCACCCGGTCCGGGCTACGGCACGTACGACCCGGAGGCGATCAACGAGGCCGGTGTGATCGTCGCCAACCGGGGCATGGTGGCGCTGCGCTGGGACGGTGAGGAGCTGACCGTCCTGTCGGAGAGCGGCCGGCTCGCCCACGGCGAGCAGTCCCTCAACGAGCGCGGCGACGCAGTCGGCTGGGTGCTGGAGGGCGGCATGTCCCGCGCCGTGCTGTGGCAGGCCGGTGGCAAGCAGGTCGACCTCGGCCTGCCCGGCAACTCCGTGGCGACCGCGATCAACGAGCGCGGCGACATCGTCGGGCACGTCTCGTCGCCGGACTACTCGTCGAGCCGCGTGTTCATCTGGCGCGACGGGCAAGTCACCTACCTCGACTCGTTGGGCGGCGCCTACAGCACGCCGGTCGCGATCAACAACCACGGCGTCGTGGTGGGCCGCAGCACCACCGCCGACGGCAGCTGGAAGGGCGTCCGCTGGATCCCGGTCACCGCGACCCTGTCCCGCTGACGCCCCGGCCGCCCCGGGCGCTTGCGGCCCTGCGGCGGGCGCACTGACGTCGTCCGCTCAGGGCGACGATTCAGGACGGTGTCGGAGCACCACGCGTCAGCGATGACGCGCTGCGCACACCACCCGGGGCGTTCCGGCCCGTCGACCTGCTGCACCGCCTGCTGCGCCACGTCGGACCCGCGCTGAACCTCGACGGGCGACCTGCAGACCGTGCGGCCCCTCGTGGACGAGTTGATCACCAACGGCAACGGTGCGAGCCGGCAGCGACGAGCCTCCCGCCGCGACCACGCCGTGGCAGTGGTCGCCAGCGCGCCGAGCACGACCGTTCACCGGACAACGTCGCCTGACGACGTCGGGGGAGGAGCGCTTCCCGCTCCTCCTCCGGACGGCCGAGCCGCGACGGCAGATGCCGTGGTGGCAAGCGTCAGCAGGCCACGACCTGCGGCCCGGCTCGTCCGTCGAGGTGCGCCTCGGCGAACCGTCCACCCACCTGCCCGGACCGGCTCACGCCGGGACCGCCACCGCACGGACCGCACGCCAGCCCGCGAGCGCCGTGACGAGCAGGGCGACGACCGCACCGAGCACCGCGCTGAGCAACAGCGGGCCGACCGCGAACGCCGCCGCCGGGCTGCCCGTCTTCACCACGGCGAACGGCACGACGCACACGACCGCTCCGATTGTCGCCACCACGACCGCGGTGGCGGTGGCAGCCGCGGTCTCCCGCAGCAGCACGCCGCGGGTCTGCTTCCCGGTCGAGCCGATCAGCGCGAGCACGGCGAACTCGCCTCGGCGGCGGCCGATGGCGGCG
It contains:
- a CDS encoding DoxX family membrane protein produces the protein MTARAVALLRGSLGLVFVWFGALKVADVTPVADLVARTVPWLDRNLLLASLGSAEIVLGATLWLGRRLRWVAAVALVHLLGTFLVLVVQPQAAFQAGNPLLLTTEGEFVVKNLVLITACLVLMSADRQRRAGHPLDIGDDHNEVEHAIREPHTGGRDDRGAGEVDAVDTPSPAAARPQAIAPVPGSTGPARRAQADRYSEIGPKGAVAGAAPTTD
- a CDS encoding lytic polysaccharide monooxygenase — its product is MHTAAPTARRRTTLHLALLLSLIASVLAFQPTRASAHGTVVDPPTRNYGCATRWNGPDAPGMQEQDFMCYLAWHQSPDAMWNWNALYANNLGEDIASAVPDGQICSAGRSEGGRYAPMDNPGPWKTTRVGSSFPVTVQDVARHGADYLKIYITKQGFDPTSSVIGWGDLDLVEQTGRYGSQFEYKTDVSTSGYSGRHVLVTIWKASHMDQKYFLCSDIDFG